Below is a genomic region from Spirochaetota bacterium.
GGAACCGGTGGCCGCTGCTGTACGACGTGAAACGCGATCCGGGCGAGAGCTACAACGTGATCAATACGCGCCCCGAGGTCGCGGAAAAGCTCAAGGCCGCGATGCAGGATTGGGCGCGCGAGGCGGGGAAGGATCCTCGGGGGTTTAATAAGGGGTAACGGAGCGTTCCTGATTTCTTCTTGACCTTCGTGTCCCAATATAATAATCATCAACGCTATCCCACCGATAAAATAAAGGAGGGAACGCAAGTATGGAAAAAATAAAAGTATATTATGATAAGGAAGGCAACACCCTTATCGTATGGTTCGGCGATTCGGCCAAAGAATACATCTGCGAGGAGACCGGGGACGAGGTCATCCTCATGAAGGATAAAAACGGCCGCGTCCTGGGATTTGAAAAACTGAATTATCTTCCGAATCCCCCCGCCGAGAGGAATATCGTGTTTGAAACAGCAACGGTTTAGATTCCATTACGTCGCTTCGAAGGCGATATCATTCGTTATCACTGACCCTTAGCCTTCTCCCCCTTCCCCTCAGTCAGGAAAAACGCAAGCACCAGTCCGATACAAAAAAGCACTGTGATCATTTTCATGTTGAAAAAGATCACGATCGGAATCCCGCTTATCTGCCCGCTCAGCATGAGTATCCCGTTTGAAGTCGCTTCCGGGACCGGGTGGGTCTTTTCGACCGCGAAGGTGAGCCCCACCGGCAGCGCGGGCACGAGGAAAAATCCGAACACGAACCCGCACGCACCCAGCGCCACGATGGATGAGAGCGTCTGTATCAGGATGGTCATGGGTATTGCCGCCGATACCGCGGCGATCAGGAATATCTTCCGCGTGCGGTACCTGTCGGAGAGCGCGGACAAGATCACCGCGCCGAACATGCCGCCGATCACCATGAGCCCCCCGACTATTCCCGGCGCGAGCGTCGATTCGATATCGAGCGGCCTGTCCTTGAAAATGTTGTCGATCTCGGTCAATATGCCGTTAAAGGCGCCAAGGCCGATAAAGAACAGCGCGAGGAGAATCAGGAAGTCCCTGTTCCCGAAGAGCGCCTTGAGGCCCACGGTCATGGAAACCTTCTTCTCGTTCGCGTAGGCATTGGGGGGAAATTCCGGCTTCTCCTTGAACAGGAAGATGAACAGGATCATCGCGACGAGCGCGGGAATCCCGTACGCGTAGAGGATGACCCGGATGCCCTCCTGCACGGTGCCCAGCGCGCGGTAATGCGCCATGATGAAGTCGGTGCCGAACATGACCGTGGTGAACCCGACAAACATCGACATGGTCAGCAGGCCGGACGCGAGCGCCTCCTCTTTTTCCGGGAACCAGTTCGCCGCGAGCTTGGTGAATGCGTTGAGCACGAACGGCTGAGCGACGGCGCATCCGATCATGGACACCAGGAGCCACGTGTAATTGGGCGCGAAAATACGCATGAACCCGCATACGCCTATCAGAATAACGCCGATCCCCGCCCCGCGCTTCAATCCGTAGGTATCGATACACCAGGCCGCGGGGACCGCGAACGGAAGCCACGAAAACATGGCGAGCATGGCCAGGTAATCGATCTGATCGACATTCCCCGCGGTATAGACGGCCGCTGCGTCGCGTGCTATGGGGGCGAACGTCATCCACATTATCTGGGACAACGCGGTTATGAGCATGTAAACGGCCAGCACCACCCACCGATAGGGGGTCACTTCCACACGCGCGCTTTGATCCATACATTTGCCTCCTGATCCCGGCGGAATCGTTTCATTGAAAACGCTCATGGCGAGCACTGGATGAACCGTATGCGAGCGAGGCTGATGCCTGCCGGCATGGTAGGGGAATTTTCGACAAAGTCAAAGTAAATTTCGGGGGCACGTGCGGCATCCCCGCCGGAAGATCGAATCATTCTTGACACACCGCTATTTCCCGTTATCTATAAATAAACTCATCCGAAAAAATCCCGCCGGGCCCGCCCCGGCGACCCGGGAGCGAACACAATGAAAATGCGCGTTATTCTCATCCTGGTAATAATCCTGGCCGCGGCGCTGGGGCTCTTTTACTTCCTGGGCGGCCGTGACTGGATCGAGTCCGTGTCGTTGAATTACACGATGGAAACGGACTCCCGGTTAAAGAAGCTGAAAGTCGACCAAGTGATCCGGACCCTGGACCTGAAACCCGGCCAGAAGGTGGCGGATATCGGCGCCGGGACCGGCCTGTTCACCTGGCCCATGGCCCGGATAACCGCGCCGCAGGGGATCGTGTACGCGGTCGATATCAACCAGTTCGTCCTGGATGACCTGGGAAAAAAAGCAGCCGCGCTGAAAGCCGGGAATGTGCGTGTTGTAAAGGCCCAATCGGACGATCCGCTCATACCCGAGCCGGTGGACCTCATCTTCAGTTGTGGGACGATACACTATATAGAAGACCAGGCCGCCTATTTTACAACGCTGCGCAAGTACCTTAAACCGGGCGGACGAATCGCGATCATCGATCTGCAAAAAAGTCACCCGACGGTGGGACACCGCATCCATTACACCCCGGAAGAACAGGACACATGGCTTGCACGCGCCGGTTTCACCCGCACTGCACGATACGACTTCCTGGAAGATTTTTATTTCGTCGAGTACCAGGTGAAGCGATAAAGCGCGGTGATTAGCGCTTGGGTGCAGGGGTATTCGCCGCTGCCCCTGCAACATGATATAATTCCTGAGTTTTGAGGTGATTATGTTACAGTCCGCAAAAAAAGCTATTCATCGTGTAATTGAGGCATCAACTGGAAAAGACATCCGAGGCAACGCATTTGATTTATTCCTGATTATATTAATTGTCTTAAATGTAGTAGCGGTCACTCTTGAGACCGTTAAATCATTACATGATGTCTTTTGTCCATTCTTTAGAACGTTTGAAATAATATCTGTAATAATTTTTAGTATAGAATATTTACTGCGTCTGTGGTCATGCACTGAAACCATAAAGTATAAACATCCAATAAAAGGCAGGTTGTTATTCGCCATATCCCCAATGGGTTTGATCGATCTTTTTGCGATATTGCCTTTCTATTTGCCAATGGTATTTATATTTGATTTAAGAATGTTACGCGCAATTCGTCTGTTAAGAATATTAAGATTGTTAAAAATCGGCAGATATTCAAAATCATTAAGATTATTAGGTGATGTCTTCAAGTCTAAAAAACCGGATTTAGCGATAGCACTTCTAATTTTGTTGCTACTATTAGTTTTTTCATCAAGCATAATGTACTATGTCGAGCATGAAACCCAGCCGGATAATTTTTCCAGTATACCTTATGCGATGTGGTGGTCGGTGGCAACACTGACTACTGTCGGCTATGGAGATGTTTTTCCCACAACAATTATAGGTAAACTATTCGGTGCAATAATATCGATACTGGGGATTGGATTCTTTGCATTGCCTACGGGAATATTGGCCTCCGGATTGATTGAGCAAATTCAAAAGAGAGATATGAAAAGCAATAATGATGATAAAAAATACTGTCCTCATTGCGGAAACCAGCTTTGAAAATCGACAAGCAGCCTAGATTCGCTCCAGAATCAAATTGCAATCCACAGCGACTTCCTCCCCCGCTATTTGCACAACCAGATTCGAGATGGAAGAAAACGGGAGTAGTGTCATTTTCGCGCATTCAACCAGTCGCGAACACGACGTTCGCGGCGGCCACCGTATTTTCCGCATCCTGCGGGCGGTGGCAGGCGAACGTCGTGTTCGCACGCCACCGCTATTTCCGCATCCTGCGGGCGGTGGCAGGCGAACATCGTGTTCGCACGCCGATGCGATACAAGGATGTATAACCAGCGGCCGCAACGGTAGGCACATCGATCTTCCAGCCGTTAACGGGCAATGTTATTCAATAGTAGTAGTTTTATAGCAAGGGGTGATGCTTGCAAGTGATTATCCAGAATAGAGCGTGCGACGGACAGGATGTCCTAGTGGCCCGCGTGAAAAAGCCATCCTGGCTTGCGCGTGCAGGCGCACGTCCTGTGTGCACCCGGGCGCGCGACACGAGGTCGCGTCTGCGCCCGGCGCGGAGGTGTTCGCTGTTGAACACCCCTGGCAAAAGCATCCCCTTGCCAAGGGGCCACTTGCATCCGGATACCCTCCCGGGTATATTGAACTCAAGGCACAGCGCGGGGCGATTCCGGCCCGTTGGGATTTTGCAACATTAATCGCCGCGACGCATATTCTCGTTGCAAGTATGGGGAAAACATTTGATATGGTCATATACGTGCCGTATAGTTATCATGTGAGGGTAACTACACACCGCGCCGGGAAGACAGCGTGCGCGGGCGGCAGCGCGGTACATCCTCCGGTGAAGGAGGCGTATCGGCCATGACGTTCTTCAAGCCACGAACAGCTACAAGGCCTGGATACAGAGAATCGGCGAACCGAACGTGAGATTCCGGACAGGTTAATAAATCAGGGGTTATAGATGGAAAACAAGAAGGTATTCATAGGGAATCTGGACTTCGCGGTCACGGGTACGGAAGTCAAGGACCTGCTCTCGCAATACGGCGCCGTTACGGCCATAAAGATGCGCAAGAAGAAGGGCTACGCGATCGTCGAGATGGAAGAAGCGGCACAGGCCGAGGAGGCCGTCGCGAAGCTGACCGGCACGATGTACAAGGAGCGCGAGATCCGCATAAGCATGGCGCTCAAACCGGAAAAGGCGAAGTCATTGTCGGTCAAAAAGTACCGCGAGCGCGGGGAGGTTTTCGCTAAGGAAAAAGCGGAGGGGGAGCCGGGGGCCGATACGCCTGATGGCGAAATTCCGTTCGAACGGGAAGACAAGCCCTTCAAAAGGAAGAGGACGGAAAGAACCGGACCCCCGCGCGGTAAACCGAAAGCCGATTTCAGGCCTAAGAAGAGAACCGCACCGTTCAGGGAAAGGTCCGCGCCGGTATATAAAGGCGCAAAGCCCGCCCCGACCGAAAAGGACCTCGAACGGTGGGA
It encodes:
- a CDS encoding DUF2283 domain-containing protein, whose product is MEKIKVYYDKEGNTLIVWFGDSAKEYICEETGDEVILMKDKNGRVLGFEKLNYLPNPPAERNIVFETATV
- a CDS encoding MFS transporter; translated protein: MSVFNETIPPGSGGKCMDQSARVEVTPYRWVVLAVYMLITALSQIMWMTFAPIARDAAAVYTAGNVDQIDYLAMLAMFSWLPFAVPAAWCIDTYGLKRGAGIGVILIGVCGFMRIFAPNYTWLLVSMIGCAVAQPFVLNAFTKLAANWFPEKEEALASGLLTMSMFVGFTTVMFGTDFIMAHYRALGTVQEGIRVILYAYGIPALVAMILFIFLFKEKPEFPPNAYANEKKVSMTVGLKALFGNRDFLILLALFFIGLGAFNGILTEIDNIFKDRPLDIESTLAPGIVGGLMVIGGMFGAVILSALSDRYRTRKIFLIAAVSAAIPMTILIQTLSSIVALGACGFVFGFFLVPALPVGLTFAVEKTHPVPEATSNGILMLSGQISGIPIVIFFNMKMITVLFCIGLVLAFFLTEGKGEKAKGQ
- a CDS encoding class I SAM-dependent methyltransferase; protein product: MKMRVILILVIILAAALGLFYFLGGRDWIESVSLNYTMETDSRLKKLKVDQVIRTLDLKPGQKVADIGAGTGLFTWPMARITAPQGIVYAVDINQFVLDDLGKKAAALKAGNVRVVKAQSDDPLIPEPVDLIFSCGTIHYIEDQAAYFTTLRKYLKPGGRIAIIDLQKSHPTVGHRIHYTPEEQDTWLARAGFTRTARYDFLEDFYFVEYQVKR
- a CDS encoding ion transporter gives rise to the protein MLQSAKKAIHRVIEASTGKDIRGNAFDLFLIILIVLNVVAVTLETVKSLHDVFCPFFRTFEIISVIIFSIEYLLRLWSCTETIKYKHPIKGRLLFAISPMGLIDLFAILPFYLPMVFIFDLRMLRAIRLLRILRLLKIGRYSKSLRLLGDVFKSKKPDLAIALLILLLLLVFSSSIMYYVEHETQPDNFSSIPYAMWWSVATLTTVGYGDVFPTTIIGKLFGAIISILGIGFFALPTGILASGLIEQIQKRDMKSNNDDKKYCPHCGNQL